From a region of the Spirochaetota bacterium genome:
- a CDS encoding DUF3795 domain-containing protein, with protein MYDRNLAPVCGIYCGNCDHLGELCKGCGYVRGKPFWTVQDPSGVCPLHYCCRNQKKLKHCGLCYEFPCKAFLDLRDPSMTDEQFQESLKTRQRALKGRTKIGTDNWLKEVSSD; from the coding sequence ATGTATGATAGAAACCTTGCACCAGTGTGTGGGATATACTGTGGGAACTGTGATCATCTTGGAGAGCTTTGCAAGGGATGTGGATACGTCAGGGGTAAGCCATTCTGGACCGTCCAAGATCCTTCTGGCGTCTGTCCTCTTCATTATTGTTGCCGTAACCAAAAAAAATTGAAGCATTGCGGACTCTGTTATGAGTTTCCCTGTAAGGCATTCCTGGACCTTAGGGATCCTAGCATGACAGATGAGCAGTTTCAGGAGTCATTGAAGACCAGACAAAGGGCTCTCAAAGGAAGAACCAAGATCGGGACTGATAACTGGTTAAAAGAAGTATCTAGCGACTAA